AGAAGGTATTGAAGATTAACAAGCTTGGATGAGGTCAAATAGCTGTAAAATGCACTTTTGATGAATATAAGATTTAAGTAgttgttattttaaagataaatgcaCCGCTCCACAATTTGCTCCTGTGCAAAGCAAAGAGGGCTTCAGGGcagtttctcttcctcctcagtcgcgcaaaaaaaaaaaaagaagaaaaaaaaggaaaatgttccTGTGGAGCAAAGTTAATTGCGGTTGTAAGGTAAAATGCCGGCTGAAGAGCAAGTGACAGCGGATAAAAGGCCACATGAAGTATGGCTGCGCAATTAAGCGGCTGTTACGCACAGAGTTTGAAGGAGCACATGAAGCGTAAAACTAATCCCATCTGCTCAATcctgaaaatattgattatttaaaaatgctttattattaaaattcatgtcctgaaaatattgattatttaaaaatgttttattaaaatgtatgttgagTGATTCCCCGTTATTGAGTGATTCCCCGTTATTGAGTAAAGGAATCTCTCCCACCGTCATCCAGTCAGATCGGCCAGCACACCGTGACGTGTTTCTATGCACGGTGCTCATTACGAGGGACGTTTGGTTTCCTCTGACGTGTGTTTCAGTCCTCCGACGGCTCCTGCCCCCTTATAAGCCTCAGTAAGTCACCCGGGAGACCTCCACCGACGTTTCTTTAACTGGTCCGAGGCTCCTAATAGTTCTGCCTCAGGTGGCCCAGCACATGACTGTAGAAATACTTGTGGTAagttttgcatgtgtttttcaaGCTTTTGTAAACTCTTTAGGTGCGTTTTAGGATGATTTCTTATTAATTTCAGCATGACCAAAAGTGGAAATCTTTACATGACCGCTCATTATCTACAATATCATTTGAATAAGGCTGTCTCAAACTCAACGTggttatatttttgtatatctTTGCAGTGAATGCTGTGCGTAATTTGAATTTTACGCGCATGTGTCCGGAtagaaggagacagagaagagatACAATGTTTGATCCAAAAGCACAAACTCGAAATAGAAGACACATTGTGTGAcatttgtggttattttttttaccacaattctcacaatttttttgtattcatttatatttatgttggGAATGATTTCCCATTTGTGTGAACTGGTATATAGGAAATGCAAAGGAAACGTAGATGACACTTTATTTGTTACCTTGcctgaaggaaaagaaaatgacaaagtcGAGCCTCCAGCTGTCTTAACGATACATGTTGACTTTAAGTCATTGTGATAATGTAGATTGACGAGCACCACAAATGACCTGCGCTGTGTTGAAAGTCAACTTCCTGGAAAAGACAGCTTTCAGGGCCACAACATCGGGCATGACATCAGATTAATCATCTGATGGAATTCTGTCTTGGGGATTATTCTTAttctaatatttttgtttgtgtttttacttattttatacttattttatctctttttctgtgtgcagcactttggaaacccttgtgtttgtttaaactgtgctatataaataaagtggattggattggattggattgtTTCAACAAGCCAATACGTGTTTGTTCAGTTGACCCTATAATTCAACTAAAACCtgctaaaaatgtaaactttctGTGGATTTCACACGAACCTAAAAGGCCAGATGTTGCAGAAAAAGTAAacccacatttattttttttatatatatatatcctcatTGTACTTAACATCTGATCCTTGCTCGTCCGTGCGCCAAGCAGGTCTCCATGCCCTCCCGTTCCTATAGACCGGTGTGACAATGACCATCCACGTAGAGGGGCTGGTGGCCATCGCGATCTTCTATCTGCTGATCCTGGCCGTGGGCATCTGGGCGGCATGGAAGAACAAACACTCCGGGGAGGCGGAGGGCACCGACCGCAGCGAAACCATCATGGTCGGAGGGAGAGACATTGGATTATTTGTCGGTGGATTTACCATGACGGGTGAAGTTTGTCTTAGTTATTCAATTAAAGACTTTGTGTGGCTATTAccgtttaaaatgtttaaaatatcaCTTGTGTCCGTTTTGACAAGtttaatcttttcttttcttaatatGCTGAATTTagaaaatccatttttttttttgtatatgtctttctttttctttaattgccaacattttgtaaaatcttCTCTAGATTGTCTATTAACACAAATGCCAAATACATTTAgttgtttattctgttttttctccagtgataacatgtttttgtgtgtgtgtgtgtgtgtgtgtgtgtgtgtgtgtgtgtgtgtgtgtgtgtgtgtgtgtgtgtgtgtgtgtgtgaccttcaGCGACCTGGGTTGGAGGAGGATATATAAACGGCACAGCTGAGTACGTGTATCTGCCGGATTATGGCTTGGCTTGGGCTCAAGCTCCGTTTGGATATGCCCTCAGTCTTGTCGTGGGTGAGTGgtttaaaacaatgtaaaatacaGGTTGATATTATGTGTGATCAGGAGCATAATTTAGGGATTCTGTGTCCTTGTTTCTTCCTATTAACGCTGAAATGCACcacacatgtaaatacattgatttattgACCACATACCTGTTTGAAATGGTTAGTTTGGCTGCTAATCAAACCGTCACCAATGGTCCTTTGTTCATCCTTCTGAACGTTATCCCCTTGTTAAGTCTTAAACCTGTTGGTTCAAGTAACAGCCTCTTTTTCATGGTTTGTCTATTAtaacaaatcaaaaaagaatGCAGATTTTGCCTTTTTCTATAGAGGTACACTTGAAGGTGCGTCAATTCAATGTGTCCTCTCTTTGTCCCAGGGGGTCTTTTTTTCGCTAAACCCATGCGCTCACGAGGTTACGTCACCATGTTGGACCCGTTCCAACAGATATATGGGAAACGCATGGGTGGCCTCCTCTTCATACCTGCACTTATGGGTGAGATCTTCTGGTCCGCAGCCATCTTATCCGCCCTTGGTGAGTTCATGTTCCCATCTACAACAAAGTCAAAGATTCTGGTGGCAAATAAGAGCAAAGTGAGTTTTTGTCTAtattgtctatatatatatatatttgtttgccATAACATTTGCTCATTTCCTTAGGTGCTACTCTGAGTGTCATCGTGGACATCAACATTAAGATGTCCGTGGTTATCTCGGCGCTCATTGCAATCTTTTACACCCTGGTTGGAGGACTTTACTCTGTGGCCTACACTGATGTCGTGCAGCTCTTCTGTATCTTTCTTGGCCTGGTAGGTTCATGTTGAGCACGAGTTAAAGATAGATTATAGTAACTAGTGTAATGGAATAACCCTCATCAGTAGATTTACTGTATTTGTCGCACAAAACATACTTTGACCTTGACTCAAAGTATGACAAATCACTCTATGAACTACGCACAAAAATAGTCACGAGTGCTGCTCCAAAGGAACACACTGACATGAAAtgatacaacatttttattttcgaCACATTGTCtggaaatgatgaaaataaactaaGGTGGGATAATAACGTCCTAAGTTATAATAACCATTAAACctatttgttatttgttgatGCTTTTTGTAACTGTTGTAACTTGTTTCTGGATGTCTACAGTGGATCAGCGTCCCGTTTGCTTTGACCAACCCTGCCGTGTCAGACATCACCATTACTGCAGTGAAGCAGGTGTACCAGTCGCCCTGGAGAGGCAGCATCCAGAAGGGCGACACCTGGGTCTGGATTGACAACTTCTGCCTCCTGGTACAGTCACCACACGTTATCCATCCATCACTCCATCAGAAATAAGTCCACTGTGACCAGCACTAGGTCTAAAGGTCTAAAACTGATTTCATTGATGAATATCAGTATGCTGGGACTATTTGTTAAATGTCAGCAAATTAATCAGTGTGAACTATATGAGTTGAAAATACTACAGCTTGTGAATTTGGCCGAACCTTACGTGACGTAGTTTCATGCACTCTCAACACTACTTTCTGCAAAACCATTCTCTATAGTTGGTCCTTATTCAGATTGAGGCACTAAGGAGAGAGGATGTCTTgcgctgtacagattgtaaagcctttTGAAGCAAATTTGGGAATTGTCACAACTGTGTTACGCTTTAGTTCTGAACATGTTCTTCACTGGTCTCTAAATGTGCTGCAGATGCTTGGAGGAATACCCTGGCAAGTGTATTTCCAGAGAGTCCTGTCTGCCTCCTCGGCCACCTACGCCCAGGTCCTCTCCTTCATAGCCGCTTTCGGGTGCCTCGTCATGGCTGTGCCCTCCGTTCTCATCGGGGCCATCGGGGCCTCCACAGGTTAGAGAGATAACACATGAGCTTGCAAATgcacagtctgtgtgtgtgtgtgtgagtgtgtgtgtgtgtgtgtgtgtgtgtgtgtgtgtgtgtgtgtgtgtgtgtgtgtgtgtgtgtgtgtgtgtgtgtgtgtgtgtgtgtgtgtgtgtgtgtgttgttttgttttggggcGGAAGGCTCCGGATGGGTCCATGTTGCCCTTAGATCTGAGAGAGCCGGGTAAATAGCAGCTGGTTCACCTCATCCATAATGAAGCAGCAATCCATTTAATAGCCACGCTGGCtgtgtaaatattacattagaGGGAGGCAAGGGACCAAATTAGAGGTTTGATCTCCAGATTTTTAGGCGTCAGATTCCTCGGTGAACGTCTGAATACACaactttgttttgtcttgttttaacATGGAAATAATAAACACTGCATAAATGTTAACGATAAGATGGTTTTAAATCTCTGCAGCgagtaatattttatttgttagaCTTCAAGTTCATTCTTGCTTATTCCCATTATCAGTAGTTTCAGTCTCTGGTTGATGAGccaaaaactgtaaataaatgttgcaatgctatcatatattattttctaacgattatgcatgtttttgttggagctttgacattttggtaCTGCATATTGTGTAAGCTATGGCTTACATTTTCAGTATATATCAGTATTATGAATGTTTAATTGCAAATGACCTTCATTTCTAAGGAATTTTGAAAAGTTGGGTTCTTCTCTGGAGGCAAGTGGTtatttataaagtttttttatgcTACAGTTCAAGTATAGTATGGCGATATCGAATGTATAATTTATTCTTTCTCTTACTCAGACTGGAACCAGACAAGTTATGGTGCTATTCCTCCTAAAGAGAGGGACCAAGCGGACATGATTCTACCCATCGTGCTCCAACACCTTTGCCCGCCGTTTGTCTCTTTCTTCGGCCTCGGTGCCGTGTCCGCAGCTGTCATGTCATCTGCAGACTCCTCCATCCTGTCAGCGAGCTCCATGTTTGCGAGGAACATCTACCAGCTCGCCTTCAGACAGTCGGTGAGTACAAGTTAATTCaaaatccatgttttttttttggggcctGTTTATGGCTGTTTGGTAAACGTCACGATCCTCTTCCCACTCGTCTCTGCCTCCTCAGGCGTCTGACCGCGAGATCGTGTGGGTGATGCGTATTACCATCTTTGTATTCGGCGGCCTTGCCACGTTGATGGCGCTGGTGACTGGGACAGTTTACGGCCTCTGGTACCTGAGCTCAGACCTGGTTTACGTCATCATCTTCCCCCAGCTGCTGAGCGTGCTCTTTGTCAAAGGCACCAACACGTACGGCTCCGTGGCTGCCTACGTCTTCGGCATGGTGTTGCGTATAGGTGGAGGAGAACCCTACTTACAGCTGCCTCCTTTCATTTATTACCCTGGCTGGACCACTGAGCAGAGGATACACCACATAACTGGAGAGATGGAGGACGTCGTCATTCAGAAGTTCCCCTTCAAGACCATCTCCATGGTCGCCTCCTTCTTGGGTAACGTCGGTTTCTCCTACCTGGCGAAGTACCTGTTTGAGAGCGGCAagatttcacacaaatatgaCTTTCTCGACGCCGTGGTGTCCAAGCACAGCGGAGAGATCATGGATAAGACAACGCTCGTGACTCGCAGCAACAACATCGGGCTGTCAGAGATGGCGCCCGTCAAACCGCGGCTGAGCGTGACCTTGGCGGCCGCCTTCACGCGCCGTGACACACTGCCGACAGAaatggtggaggaggaggaggaggagtcaagCCCTGATTCCTCCCACCATGATGAAGAATGACAAACTCAGGATGTGTTTAAGAAAATACACTGAACATGTGAGGAGAACTGTCAGAGAACTGGTTACTCTGTCAGATCCTCAAAAAAGAAGTACGGGACAAGAAGCCAACGTCCTCCGGTGGGACTACAAAAGAACCACATGACAGGATATATAGTGTAGCAGCTTGCTGATTGTCCGGACATGACGTTCTCTTTCTGTGAAGTACATCAACCATTCACTCATATAgctcttatatacagtatatttggGTGTACTGCATATTCATCCTCTTCTGAACTGCTTTGGAGATATAGTTAAAGAAGATGGTCTTAActtgattgattttatttttatcactaAAGAAAAAGCAGATCAAACTACAGATGAGTGGAGAGAAGAGATGCTGCACATAGTTTCTACCGCGGAGAAGTGGTGTAATATTTGATCAGAAATATGACAAGGAATTCACGGATGGCAGGTACTTGATGAAAAAGCCACTGACAGCACAACCATAGTATGTACCAATTAGATAAAagcaataacacacacaaacattaacaacTGTACACCAATTATTATAAAAAGCTGAGTGTGAGAGACAGTTGAAgttaaatagattttaaaaatatgGAAAACAGCATATTTTATAGCTTTAATATGCCATAACAAGCCGATACATTTATGTAATGTGTAATTAATATGTGTAGAACTGAAATAATTGGGTTTTGATTTAGGATTTAAGTGACACATTAAACAGACTGTAATGTCATAAAGTGAAACACATCCGACATATTAACCAACACCCACAACTAATTTAGTTTGACACAGTTTTTAGAGGCAATCATGTCTCTTCATTAATAACACAAACATATCATGACTGTGaatcaataaagaaacaatCCATGTATCGTGCTGAGTAGAAAATATAAACAGTAGTGACTGTAGTTGACTTAAAGCATTAGCTAATATTCTCTTTAATGTCAGGTGTAGAAGCAGTTTTAATCCTAGGAATCGGTGTAAGTTAGTGTTTTAAATGATCTTGTATTAAACTGCCTTAATGGAGCTcataaaacagttttatttccaCAGTTGTGACTGGACTCTGGTCAGACTGCAGCAAACAAAGACTTGAATATGAATGTAACCTCTACAAAAAGATCGAACTATATCAAGTAGTGTACTtctactgctgtttgtgttgtcGTTTTAGTTTGTGATTTTGCAAAGTCAAACAGTAACTGCTGCAGAGCAATGTGGCGGCAGGTTCTGCTTCACAAatctgttcttttatttgtttatatcagcaaattattttctctgtgatgtgtatgtttgtataaaTATGGAGGAAGAAATATATATGCATAGGTATAAAATCATGCTGgttaaaatgattcatataagaAAGAAAGGATGCtgtctaaatgtttatttatttttgatgtcataaaagatgaaacattaaaaaacaggaacaaataatttcaagaaaatatataaattctaCTTTTGGAACGATAAAATtggtatttcacattttttgtttgctgaCTCTTAAAACTACACTTTGAGAATATTGCAATTAGATTTtagtatgtgttgttttttttgctgttttttttattgtagatgATAGTGAAACGTGATCAGCATCATGATCAGCGAAGTTCTGTGGCATATCATTTCTTAAAACAAAGCTATGTTGATTTGGGTTCATCCAAAAAGTGAGTATTCACTGTTTGATTGCTGTATGTCAATAAGTTTAGAGGCCTAAACAGGTCAGATTCACTAGGAATTCAGGATCAGAAAAAGCCATCAAAGTAACGCTTTAGTGTCGCAGAAATATATCTTTTTCAGCTATCCtgttttattaatcattttgtgtATATGAAGCTTAATTGTGGTATTTTACACTTCAGAGCTTCTGTCTTctactttaaaatataatttaaaaaaacatatttcctcaGATAAAGGCTCAGTATGAATTTGCAGCCGGTCCGAGCTCTTTCTTGTCTGTCGGGCCCTTCAGCTAGCTGGATGGGAGACGGAAAAAGAGAACATGTCCCGAAACGTGACTGAAATTACAATCGCTTGGCTTGCGTCTTTGTCCCCATCCATGGCCACAGTGAAAGACAGCATCTTAAAATAGCTCTCGCTCTCTGGTTATTTACATTACCTTAAGTGCTGTACTCTCTCTCGTCTGGGACTCTGGGAGGAGCCACCCGGGGCTGGGTGTGGCTGCTGGTGGTCAGGCAGGGAAGATGGACTCCGGGTGGGGGTTAGAGGGGCTGTATCTTACTGGCGCCCGTCGCCATAAAACCCACCAACTCTGATGCGCAGGAATGACGCAGGAGCCCCACCCATCCACcgcacctcctccctccatcgctGGCGTCCTTTTTGACGTCCTTGAGAACTAAGGCCAATcccataaaaaaagaacagagggtggaggggggagaaagagagagagtgtccCATCTCCATTCATAGAAAGTACCTCAGAGAGCACTCATGATAATTAACAATTATCAAGAAAAACTGACGCTTGTCCAAAAGTCAATCCATTTATTTAAGGCTTTACGGGTGGGGAGGACAGCGTTGGGggatggtttttctttcttctagaGATAATTTGGATGTGAACCAAAACAGATTCATTCATATCTACTGGGTATCTTTAGAACCTCCTATGATGTCTTTCCAGGAGTCTGATATTATACTAAGGCGGACTTTTGTCCTGCTTTTGATATAATCTCCAATTGgcaaatgttttgacatttatttttcttctcttctatGAAAGCTTTAAAGAAACGTTGTTTTAATCCACACAATAAGAGCTCTGAATgatgttgttttgcttttccaTTTATTAAAAACCCTCGGGGATCTTTTCGATTGGtcacacaaactaaaaacaacCCTCTTGTACTGTAAAGTTGCATTACCTTCTGTCTTGGTCTGGAGGAAGATTCTTTAAGCTCCAACCCAATGGACacacaaaatattagaaaatgtgAAGTTGTAccacttttacttcacttcatTTAATCAGCTACAGCTGTCTGTTTCATTTTCCCAGACAAACCTTGAGAGATAAAATGGAATTCTGGGAATTGAGGTCCCACTGGAGCACTTTCCCCTTAACGTGGACACGGGGAGATGAGATTACAGAGAGCAGACGGTGctttcagatagacatctacTCTCTGGAGTCAGGCATAACTTTAGAGAGAGGACTCAAAGCAAGGAGACTGTCCAGGTATCACGCTGGCTGgaaatgttatttgtttaaCTTTGAAACGCTTGGAGTTAGACCCAGATTTGTGATTAATAGCCTCAGCACTGATATTGATAGGTCAGTTTGATTTAACAATATAATTAGCTTCCTCATTACAAAAATGAGGTGGAAACAATAGGCTCAACAATGTAACAAGATCCACTGCAAAGTGGAAACAGCAACTTCCTatattaaatcaactttaagGACTGAACAGTACGACAAGACACATTTGCAATAATATAAAGGGTGAGAAGGGGGGCATTTTCAGTTTAAAGGGCCGTTCCACCAAGTTCAGACATGAAGATCAGTTTACTCCTCATAAGAACAGTTTAACAGTCTAACTAGTATAACTGTGGGATTGTGGAGTTTGAAAGTTATGTATGAACATGCTAGGGCTGGTCCAATGAAAGACACTACTGAGATGCATAGGATTCGTCTTTTTTTTGGAGCTTGGCTCATACCGGCAAATAAaaatcaagatttttttaactttgtgcAAAACAAACCTGCACTTGAGTTGGGCAGTTCCTCCAACCTCAAAGAGCTTTTATCTGACAGAAGCTACAAACAGCCTCTGCTCCCAAACACCATCCTGTCAGAACCGTTCCACTGTGTAAAACAGGGAAACGCAGACTGGACAGCAGCTCTCATATTTCTTATGCCGAGAAAACTTCACATAAAATATAAAGGGATTATCTTCTATGAATaaaggcttttttgttttttacagtttttccacaaaaatgtattatcgATTTCAATGGTTTAAGTGCAGATCCATACAGCCATCACtctgcacagtgaaggtcaaacatCCAAGTGAGGTAATactatgaaaacacattttgaaattgttATTGTAATCAcagaaaaggttttaaaaatgtgtgatttgaatATGATGTAGAGCATAAGACATGGTTTCTGGATCAGACTGTCTCATGTCCAGATAGCGTGACACCAGGCAGCTCATATCTCATCTGTGGCTGAGGCAGGCCACTATTTATGTCCCTCTTAAGTAATGTCTCATGTAATCTAATTGCAAGGCATCTAATTGAAACATCGGCAGAGGGCGAGggatggagaagaaaaagaagcgATGTAGGTTTGAGAAGGATAAATGAAAGAGTATATGTGTGTGGCATATCAACATAATGCCAACCAGTTTTTGACTTACTGGCACAAACATCAGCTTTTTAAATCCACAAGTACAGACACATGCAGAAAAATAATGTCATGTCTAATTGTTTCCCATatatctctccatctcctccattaGTCCCTCCGAGCAGCTGAGGAGCATCTTTAGCGAAATTAATGTAGCGGCTGCTCTAATCAAATCAGCCAGGAGAACCTAATTATAGAACCAGCTTTGTTCCACTCGGGCTGACTAGAACCGTCTGTCGCTCACCACAGCAGAGAGGGGACTGCTCTACAATCAGCAAACCCCACTGATTCTTAATGAGTCAGATGTATGAATCAGCTTCACTGATATGGAATTTGAGCTGTGGGTCAAGAAGGTACTCAGATCCTCCGAGACTAGATTTTTACAACTGGTGGAGAGCCGTCAGCTCCAGTCGATCAATGGGAATCTAAATGTTCCATTGAACCTGCACGTATTGGAGAGTCAGTGGTGCAGAGCTTGTGAGGTAGaaacaaaaatgagaaaatcGAAATGCCATAGCAACGTAAAAGTGTTTCAAAAGTGTGCAAAAGTgtgcaaaaaaagcaaaaattctcacctttaaatttaaaatgctgTGCTACATCACATGTTCCAGGTCCACCCATCATTGCACTATGAGTTTGAAATATCTTCTCCTTATTATAACAACATTAACCTGAGGGTTGCAAACATAatcaaaaatgacatgttttataACCAACATTTCAGATGTGagaatgaaaattaaaaataaatgtaatttcttgCCTATTGGTTCCTGTCAAAATGTTCTGTCTATTGCGTTCTTTCCAGCCTTACAATAGTACTGCACTGTAGCTTACTGTGTTTGAGATGATAcaacttgaaaaaaaagtcaattaaAACAGTCGAGATAATCGCAATAATCAATTTTTTCTGTATACATGTAGGATTTATTGTTGTGCAAAGTTAGGCTCTAGACCGATATTTTCAGTAATAAAGAATATTCAATGAATAAAGTGAAAGTC
This region of Anoplopoma fimbria isolate UVic2021 breed Golden Eagle Sablefish chromosome 2, Afim_UVic_2022, whole genome shotgun sequence genomic DNA includes:
- the slc5a7a gene encoding high-affinity choline transporter 1, which encodes MTIHVEGLVAIAIFYLLILAVGIWAAWKNKHSGEAEGTDRSETIMVGGRDIGLFVGGFTMTATWVGGGYINGTAEYVYLPDYGLAWAQAPFGYALSLVVGGLFFAKPMRSRGYVTMLDPFQQIYGKRMGGLLFIPALMGEIFWSAAILSALGATLSVIVDINIKMSVVISALIAIFYTLVGGLYSVAYTDVVQLFCIFLGLWISVPFALTNPAVSDITITAVKQVYQSPWRGSIQKGDTWVWIDNFCLLMLGGIPWQVYFQRVLSASSATYAQVLSFIAAFGCLVMAVPSVLIGAIGASTDWNQTSYGAIPPKERDQADMILPIVLQHLCPPFVSFFGLGAVSAAVMSSADSSILSASSMFARNIYQLAFRQSASDREIVWVMRITIFVFGGLATLMALVTGTVYGLWYLSSDLVYVIIFPQLLSVLFVKGTNTYGSVAAYVFGMVLRIGGGEPYLQLPPFIYYPGWTTEQRIHHITGEMEDVVIQKFPFKTISMVASFLGNVGFSYLAKYLFESGKISHKYDFLDAVVSKHSGEIMDKTTLVTRSNNIGLSEMAPVKPRLSVTLAAAFTRRDTLPTEMVEEEEEESSPDSSHHDEE